A genome region from Pontibacillus halophilus JSM 076056 = DSM 19796 includes the following:
- a CDS encoding DUF84 family protein yields MKIIVGSKNPTKVHAVQQVFHDCDIEGMEVSSKVSSQPFSDEETREGAINRARECASQEKGAIGVGLEGGVMEFEGDLYLCNWGALVCDKENVYTASGARIPLPDEVASELNKGKELGDVMDAYTKKKGVRNNEGAIGVFTNGLVNRDELFAHVVKLLKGQYDMFQCNEGQRIEGS; encoded by the coding sequence ATGAAAATTATAGTCGGGTCAAAGAATCCCACTAAAGTTCATGCGGTACAACAAGTCTTTCATGATTGTGACATCGAAGGAATGGAAGTGAGTTCGAAGGTTTCTTCTCAACCGTTCTCTGATGAAGAAACACGAGAAGGTGCTATTAATCGGGCGAGGGAATGTGCTAGCCAAGAAAAAGGTGCAATTGGGGTTGGCCTTGAAGGTGGAGTTATGGAGTTTGAAGGGGACCTTTATCTCTGTAACTGGGGTGCACTTGTCTGTGACAAAGAGAATGTCTATACAGCAAGTGGTGCTCGTATTCCTTTACCAGATGAGGTCGCATCTGAACTGAACAAAGGCAAGGAGCTTGGTGATGTGATGGATGCCTACACGAAGAAGAAGGGCGTCCGTAATAACGAAGGAGCCATTGGCGTTTTCACAAACGGTCTTGTGAATCGAGATGAACTCTTTGCTCATGTTGTGAAGTTGCTTAAAGGACAATATGATATGTTTCAATGCAACGAGGGCCAACGAATTGAAGGCTCTTAA
- a CDS encoding YtzH-like family protein — MPLTSKDQLHILYDLLSEQSEVCQGSISECQQIQRLVHSLLSKEDVTNKEVLDLLPDIYHYGRQGELAEDLSQHISNHTTHLQQWTNSIQASNDS, encoded by the coding sequence ATGCCTTTGACTTCTAAAGACCAATTACACATTTTATATGATTTGCTTAGTGAGCAATCAGAAGTATGCCAAGGAAGTATCTCTGAATGTCAACAAATCCAACGACTTGTCCATTCCTTACTAAGCAAGGAAGATGTGACAAACAAAGAAGTCCTCGACCTACTTCCTGACATCTATCATTACGGACGTCAAGGCGAATTAGCCGAGGACCTTTCTCAACATATATCCAATCATACAACTCATTTACAGCAATGGACGAATTCCATACAGGCTTCTAATGATTCATAA
- a CDS encoding PepSY domain-containing protein, whose product MKMKKTLAIAGAGAIAAYFVTKQLQNDQRLSPEKALKVAKESFKRQGPISGSWIYMKPEEWTSEEVPYTVYRGGISKSVDGETQQYEFHVDAETGTILDVAPVS is encoded by the coding sequence ATGAAAATGAAAAAAACACTAGCGATAGCGGGTGCTGGAGCCATTGCCGCTTACTTTGTCACAAAGCAGCTTCAAAATGACCAACGACTTTCTCCAGAGAAAGCCCTTAAAGTTGCGAAAGAATCCTTTAAACGTCAGGGTCCTATTAGTGGATCGTGGATTTACATGAAGCCGGAAGAGTGGACAAGTGAAGAGGTCCCTTACACGGTGTACCGTGGAGGAATCTCAAAAAGCGTAGATGGAGAAACCCAGCAATATGAATTTCACGTGGATGCCGAGACAGGAACAATCCTTGATGTGGCACCCGTATCCTAA
- a CDS encoding phosphotransferase family protein, with amino-acid sequence MEQILGKDWTITPAGGSTGEAYYAQREGKRLFLKRNSSPFLAVLSAEGIVPKLVWTKRMENGDVITAQQWLEGRELSPGEINHHRVAQLLSKIHHSSELLDLLMRIGKKPLDPENILQALKAEEQEASFVNTNIEIHQSLRYLNEQLNHVQDQPKVVCHCDMNHNNWLLTDDDQLYLIDWDNAMVADPAMDLGMLLHWYVPEEEWAQWLELYGVDYNDALQKRMYWYIIAQTISFIQWHRNRKEDTEAARWLDDLKRLMVKLGIMNH; translated from the coding sequence TTGGAACAAATACTCGGCAAAGATTGGACAATTACACCAGCAGGCGGTTCGACAGGCGAGGCCTATTATGCACAACGTGAAGGGAAACGCCTTTTCCTTAAACGAAATTCTTCACCCTTTCTTGCTGTACTATCAGCAGAAGGGATCGTTCCGAAACTCGTGTGGACGAAAAGAATGGAAAATGGAGACGTCATTACAGCCCAGCAGTGGTTAGAAGGCAGAGAGTTATCGCCTGGAGAAATTAATCATCATCGAGTTGCCCAACTATTGAGTAAAATTCACCATTCGTCTGAGCTACTCGATCTGTTAATGCGGATTGGAAAGAAGCCGCTTGATCCAGAGAATATCTTGCAAGCACTCAAAGCTGAGGAGCAAGAAGCGAGCTTTGTAAATACGAATATAGAAATTCATCAATCTTTGCGATATTTAAATGAACAGTTGAATCATGTTCAAGATCAACCCAAAGTGGTTTGTCATTGTGATATGAACCACAATAATTGGTTGTTAACAGATGATGACCAACTTTATTTAATTGACTGGGATAATGCAATGGTCGCGGACCCAGCTATGGACTTAGGGATGTTGCTTCATTGGTATGTTCCTGAAGAAGAATGGGCACAATGGTTAGAACTGTATGGTGTCGATTATAATGACGCCTTACAGAAGAGAATGTACTGGTACATCATTGCCCAGACGATTTCCTTTATTCAATGGCATAGAAATCGTAAAGAAGATACAGAAGCCGCTCGTTGGTTAGACGATTTGAAGCGGCTAATGGTCAAGTTAGGAATTATGAATCATTAG
- a CDS encoding nuclease-related domain-containing protein, whose product MAQLVKLFDYISRYETNPYNYPGQYIRLKQENYKTIKARWDARNIAYKYGYVSQEEESNPKEFPQTELELKQVFLNDLLPFQLKWASRTLTERSFMDKRYEKDPQLAYFLQRFPDTYLVLYEPIFKLKEAPMQGDHVIISPQGIQCISFLGDEEGVTFYPFDSRNWYKESGDVRTKILNPLLSLQRTYRVVKSILAAHNIEFPVEQVILSQDHIISFSTEPYNARYIGKAQYEAWFERMRALRSPLKHTQLKALEAILSHAQTTSFRRNEWDDESDLIE is encoded by the coding sequence TTGGCTCAATTAGTAAAGTTGTTTGATTACATCTCAAGATACGAAACGAACCCATATAATTATCCAGGTCAATATATTCGTCTTAAGCAGGAGAATTATAAAACCATTAAAGCTAGATGGGATGCGAGGAATATCGCATACAAATACGGGTATGTTTCTCAGGAAGAAGAATCAAATCCGAAAGAGTTCCCTCAGACGGAACTTGAATTGAAGCAGGTATTCCTAAATGATTTACTGCCGTTCCAATTAAAATGGGCATCCAGAACGCTAACTGAACGCTCTTTTATGGATAAGCGGTATGAGAAGGACCCACAGTTAGCGTACTTTCTGCAACGGTTTCCAGACACTTACCTTGTTCTTTATGAGCCAATATTCAAGCTCAAAGAAGCGCCAATGCAAGGGGATCATGTCATCATTTCGCCACAAGGAATACAATGTATTTCATTTCTCGGAGACGAAGAAGGTGTTACATTTTATCCGTTTGACTCAAGGAATTGGTATAAAGAAAGTGGAGATGTTCGAACGAAGATATTAAATCCTTTATTATCTTTACAACGCACGTACCGTGTGGTGAAATCCATACTTGCAGCTCATAACATTGAGTTTCCAGTGGAGCAAGTTATTCTTAGTCAAGACCATATAATTTCGTTTTCAACTGAGCCCTACAATGCGAGGTACATTGGGAAAGCACAATATGAGGCATGGTTTGAGAGGATGCGTGCGCTACGCTCCCCTCTAAAACATACGCAATTAAAGGCGTTGGAAGCTATACTCAGCCATGCACAGACGACCTCATTCCGAAGAAACGAGTGGGATGACGAATCCGATCTTATTGAGTAG
- the trmB gene encoding tRNA (guanosine(46)-N7)-methyltransferase TrmB yields the protein MRLRNKPWADDFLSEHNHLVEQEPFEKKGSWKEVFGNNQPIHLEIGTGKGQFIAGNAAAHSDVNFIGIERVKNVIVGALKKVKAKEVDNVRLLNVDAQDLRDLFDTDEVDQIYLNFSDPWPKSRHEKRRLTYQTFLEQYKDVLKPNGQIVMKTDNQGLFEYSLASFSKFGMTIEEVSLDLHSVEDPDNVMTEYEEKFSNKGQPIYRCKVRF from the coding sequence ATGCGTTTACGTAACAAACCATGGGCGGATGATTTTCTGTCCGAACATAACCATTTGGTCGAACAAGAACCCTTTGAAAAGAAAGGGAGTTGGAAAGAAGTATTCGGTAACAATCAACCTATTCATTTAGAGATTGGAACTGGGAAGGGACAATTTATTGCAGGAAATGCAGCCGCTCATTCTGATGTTAATTTTATTGGGATTGAGAGAGTGAAGAACGTAATTGTTGGTGCGCTTAAGAAAGTCAAAGCAAAAGAAGTCGACAATGTTCGACTATTGAATGTCGATGCACAAGATCTTAGAGACTTGTTTGACACAGATGAAGTAGACCAGATTTATTTAAACTTCTCAGACCCGTGGCCGAAATCACGTCATGAGAAGCGACGTCTAACGTACCAAACCTTCCTTGAGCAATACAAAGATGTGTTGAAGCCAAATGGCCAAATTGTTATGAAAACGGACAATCAGGGCTTGTTTGAATATAGTTTAGCGAGCTTCTCAAAGTTTGGTATGACGATTGAAGAAGTGTCTCTTGACCTTCATAGTGTAGAGGATCCAGATAATGTCATGACAGAGTACGAAGAGAAGTTCTCAAATAAAGGTCAACCGATTTATCGGTGTAAGGTGCGCTTCTAG
- a CDS encoding YtnP family quorum-quenching lactonase codes for METLTVGNAKLTWLQGGVTHMDGGAMFGVVPKPLWSKKYPVNDRNQIELRTDPILLELSGKRYLIDAGIGNDKLTEKQLRNFGVCEESSIDRSLSQLGLSTASIDAVLMTHMHFDHASGLTKWDGEELVPTFENATIYVSQVEWEEVTEPNMRSVNTYWEDNWRPIKHQVKTFSHHMKIDEGLGMWHTSGHSNGHAIIRYIDEEHQFIHMADLMPTHAHRNPLWVLAYDDYPVTSVHEKKRWLDEAIKEGAWLTFYHDAIYRAVQFNEKGEHAQSVAREQYAYPVHK; via the coding sequence ATGGAAACGTTAACGGTTGGGAATGCGAAATTGACCTGGTTGCAAGGTGGCGTGACCCATATGGATGGAGGGGCCATGTTCGGTGTTGTCCCTAAACCACTTTGGAGTAAGAAGTACCCTGTTAATGACCGGAATCAAATTGAATTAAGAACAGACCCTATTCTATTAGAACTTAGTGGAAAGCGATATTTAATTGATGCGGGAATCGGCAATGATAAGTTAACGGAGAAGCAACTTCGTAATTTTGGTGTATGTGAAGAGTCATCCATTGATCGTAGTTTGAGTCAGTTGGGTTTATCGACAGCCTCAATTGATGCTGTTCTCATGACTCACATGCACTTTGATCATGCTAGTGGGCTTACGAAGTGGGATGGGGAAGAACTTGTTCCAACTTTTGAAAACGCAACCATCTATGTATCTCAAGTAGAGTGGGAGGAAGTTACAGAACCGAACATGCGGTCAGTCAATACGTACTGGGAAGATAACTGGCGTCCAATAAAGCATCAAGTGAAAACATTTTCTCATCATATGAAGATTGATGAAGGACTTGGTATGTGGCATACGAGTGGACATAGCAATGGGCATGCAATTATTCGTTACATAGATGAAGAACATCAATTCATCCACATGGCGGACTTAATGCCAACGCATGCACACCGTAACCCTCTTTGGGTGTTAGCGTATGATGACTATCCTGTCACCTCTGTACATGAGAAAAAGAGGTGGCTAGACGAGGCAATTAAAGAAGGTGCATGGCTTACGTTCTATCACGATGCGATTTATCGTGCAGTACAATTCAACGAGAAGGGTGAACATGCTCAATCAGTAGCGAGAGAGCAGTATGCGTACCCCGTTCATAAGTAA
- a CDS encoding PTS transporter subunit IIC — MTQQSSSFLTRKGIELSAKRYFITALSYMALGLFASLIIGLIIQTIGNQISYAPISDPLIEMGTFAMDSKIYGGAIGVAIAYGLNAPPLVLFSALFSGAFGAELGGPAGSYVSTVLAVELGKLISKETKLDIIVTPLTTILVGFTVGSFIGPLVNQFMTGFGELIVWATDQRPLVMGVVVAILMGWALTAPISSVAIAIMLDLNGLAAGAATIGCAAQMIGFATMSYRENGIGGFVAQGVGTSMLQIGNVLRKPILILPPTLAGAILAPLGTVWLQLTNNASGAGMGTSGFVGQIMTFESMGVSIEILIVILCLHIVGPALITLVLSEWFRKRGWIQPGDLKISYD; from the coding sequence ATGACACAGCAATCCTCATCATTTCTAACGCGGAAAGGGATTGAACTGTCTGCTAAGCGGTACTTCATTACAGCATTAAGTTATATGGCATTAGGACTATTTGCTTCTTTAATTATTGGACTAATTATACAAACAATTGGCAATCAGATCAGCTATGCTCCTATTTCAGACCCGTTAATTGAAATGGGGACCTTTGCTATGGATAGTAAGATCTATGGTGGAGCGATTGGTGTCGCAATCGCTTATGGATTGAATGCCCCTCCACTCGTCTTGTTTTCAGCTCTCTTTAGCGGGGCATTTGGGGCTGAGCTTGGAGGACCTGCTGGAAGCTATGTGTCGACTGTTTTAGCAGTTGAACTAGGGAAATTGATTAGCAAAGAAACGAAGTTAGACATCATCGTAACGCCCCTGACAACGATTCTTGTCGGATTTACCGTTGGAAGTTTCATTGGTCCTCTTGTGAATCAGTTTATGACAGGGTTTGGGGAGCTTATTGTATGGGCGACAGACCAACGTCCACTTGTAATGGGAGTTGTTGTGGCTATCTTAATGGGGTGGGCGTTAACCGCTCCAATTTCAAGTGTTGCGATTGCTATCATGCTCGATTTGAATGGATTAGCAGCAGGGGCGGCTACCATTGGGTGTGCAGCTCAGATGATTGGCTTTGCAACGATGAGTTACCGGGAGAATGGGATTGGAGGATTCGTTGCACAAGGAGTGGGTACGTCTATGCTCCAAATTGGGAATGTCCTTCGAAAACCAATCCTAATCTTACCTCCTACACTAGCAGGCGCCATACTTGCCCCACTTGGAACTGTATGGTTACAATTAACCAACAACGCATCAGGAGCAGGTATGGGGACGAGTGGATTCGTTGGACAAATTATGACCTTTGAATCTATGGGAGTTTCAATCGAAATCCTTATCGTAATCCTTTGTCTGCATATCGTTGGACCAGCTCTGATTACTCTTGTTCTCTCTGAATGGTTTAGGAAGAGGGGATGGATTCAACCTGGGGACTTAAAGATTTCTTACGATTAG
- a CDS encoding diacylglycerol/lipid kinase family protein — MNREAGGGKGAKLFESIRHHSLFTEKRCMSYFTEYEGHAEKLIQQIVTLYYRKIRCVFIIGGDGTVHEVYNGLLQHRAVPICVLPAGSGNDFARGLGYNDSPISMMENVMKMPEGASFKGGRYETAHTKRHFVNNIGIGIDGALIHSTPKTLKKWLNKRGLGVVTYALTFYKAIRTFSPFSCTITTDGHTRSLEDCWLVVIGNHPYFGGGMRILPDARASSSLLSVLTVSNMPKWKIVVLFLSVFLGRHTQINGVELWRGNEIEVNCQSDVVGQVDGLPITMKRYTAKKAQDDQVLYKSTKK; from the coding sequence GTGAACCGTGAAGCAGGAGGTGGAAAGGGAGCTAAATTATTTGAGTCCATCCGCCATCATTCTCTTTTCACGGAAAAACGTTGTATGAGTTATTTTACAGAGTACGAAGGACATGCAGAAAAGTTAATCCAACAAATTGTCACGCTTTATTACCGTAAAATTCGTTGTGTATTTATTATCGGCGGGGATGGTACAGTTCATGAAGTCTACAATGGGCTTCTTCAACATCGCGCTGTTCCAATCTGTGTTCTACCAGCTGGTTCTGGAAATGATTTCGCAAGAGGACTTGGCTACAACGATTCCCCTATAAGCATGATGGAGAACGTAATGAAGATGCCTGAGGGCGCTTCCTTTAAAGGAGGCCGCTATGAAACGGCACATACGAAGCGCCATTTTGTAAACAATATAGGAATTGGGATTGACGGGGCACTCATTCACTCTACCCCTAAAACGCTTAAGAAGTGGCTGAATAAGCGAGGATTAGGTGTAGTTACGTACGCCTTAACCTTCTACAAAGCTATCCGGACGTTTTCACCATTCTCCTGTACAATCACGACTGATGGACATACACGGTCCTTAGAGGACTGTTGGCTCGTCGTAATTGGGAATCATCCATATTTCGGAGGGGGCATGCGAATTCTGCCAGATGCTCGGGCATCTTCATCTCTGCTATCGGTATTGACTGTGTCTAATATGCCAAAGTGGAAGATTGTTGTGTTGTTCTTGTCTGTTTTCTTAGGGAGGCACACACAGATAAATGGAGTTGAGCTTTGGAGAGGGAATGAAATAGAAGTGAATTGCCAAAGTGATGTGGTTGGGCAGGTAGATGGACTACCAATCACAATGAAAAGATATACCGCAAAGAAAGCACAAGATGACCAAGTTCTCTATAAATCGACAAAAAAATAA
- the thpR gene encoding RNA 2',3'-cyclic phosphodiesterase → MHYFIGIRTVGSEHEWLQTAQKDIKRQLPMKQFVHPEDFHITLKFLSECTEEVVEELIQRLGEIEQRAFALTLKGIGSFGNPTTPRVIWGGVEENEQLTMLHEQVVRCCETFGSPQEDRPYRPHITLAKRWGGDRALSLPFSGIEIVEGKSKHWVTEFTLFRIHPNRSPKYETVQTFQLQ, encoded by the coding sequence ATGCATTATTTCATTGGAATTCGGACGGTTGGTTCAGAACATGAATGGTTACAAACAGCTCAAAAAGATATTAAGCGACAGCTTCCTATGAAACAATTTGTTCATCCGGAAGACTTTCATATTACACTTAAGTTTCTATCAGAATGTACCGAAGAAGTAGTAGAAGAATTAATTCAACGGCTCGGTGAGATTGAACAACGTGCATTTGCACTTACTTTGAAAGGCATTGGTTCTTTTGGAAATCCAACGACCCCTCGTGTGATTTGGGGCGGGGTTGAAGAGAATGAACAATTAACAATGTTGCATGAACAAGTTGTACGTTGTTGTGAAACGTTTGGGTCCCCTCAAGAGGATCGTCCATATCGCCCTCACATCACGTTGGCGAAGAGATGGGGAGGAGATCGTGCATTGAGTCTTCCTTTCAGTGGAATTGAAATAGTAGAAGGGAAGTCGAAGCACTGGGTCACAGAGTTCACGTTATTCAGGATACATCCGAATCGCTCTCCTAAATATGAAACGGTGCAAACGTTTCAACTGCAATAG
- a CDS encoding EAL domain-containing protein: MENPCQYCGTSISIPEKGTLIVKSLDNKASSLYRTLLEVESQGTNHLFQYESLQELKGVAATLVEDGLEEQLVSLKSATSTQPILVQHLYERLTYPEMTATIEEGWFTTHLQPIVHLSDHSIFGYEALLRPTHYEINPMQLFSFAQRAGLHSMLDQKAREEAVKKKAELIPKGQKCFINFLPSTIYAPEHCLSHTFSIVNRYNVNPAELVFEVVETEAIDDVDHLKRILRTYQTFGMEVALDDVGAGFSTLERLSLLTPQLVKIDRSFITDCHQDESKQQFLKEVIDIANQLEISVLGEGIETKEEYEWLKQLGVHYAQGYYIGKPSPYLMEAIATQ; the protein is encoded by the coding sequence GTGGAGAATCCGTGTCAATATTGTGGGACAAGTATCTCTATCCCAGAAAAAGGAACACTAATTGTTAAATCGTTAGACAACAAAGCTTCTTCTCTATACAGAACATTATTAGAGGTGGAAAGTCAGGGAACCAATCACCTATTCCAGTATGAATCTCTTCAGGAATTAAAGGGGGTTGCTGCTACTCTTGTTGAAGATGGATTGGAAGAGCAATTGGTGTCTTTAAAGTCAGCAACGTCCACTCAGCCAATACTTGTTCAGCATCTTTACGAAAGACTTACATACCCAGAAATGACCGCTACCATTGAGGAGGGTTGGTTTACCACTCACCTGCAACCAATTGTTCACTTAAGCGACCACTCCATTTTTGGGTACGAAGCGTTATTACGTCCTACTCATTACGAGATCAATCCTATGCAATTATTCTCCTTCGCCCAACGAGCCGGTCTACACTCCATGCTAGATCAAAAAGCGAGGGAGGAAGCAGTAAAAAAGAAAGCTGAACTAATCCCTAAGGGACAAAAGTGTTTCATTAATTTTCTTCCATCTACGATTTATGCTCCTGAGCATTGTCTAAGTCATACATTCTCTATCGTCAATCGCTATAATGTTAACCCTGCTGAGCTCGTATTCGAAGTGGTAGAAACAGAAGCCATCGATGATGTGGACCATCTAAAACGGATTCTAAGAACTTATCAGACATTCGGTATGGAGGTTGCTCTTGATGATGTGGGAGCTGGCTTTAGTACGCTTGAACGTCTAAGTCTACTCACTCCTCAACTCGTGAAAATTGATCGTTCCTTCATAACAGACTGCCATCAAGATGAGTCGAAGCAGCAATTTCTTAAAGAAGTCATCGATATTGCCAATCAACTCGAGATTTCTGTTCTAGGTGAAGGAATTGAGACGAAAGAGGAGTATGAATGGTTGAAACAACTAGGTGTTCATTACGCTCAAGGATACTATATTGGAAAGCCTTCTCCTTACTTAATGGAGGCCATCGCTACTCAATAA
- a CDS encoding YtoQ family protein encodes MKLTIYLAGEIHSNWRGKVKALAEEKDLSCTFVGPQENHGRSDEIGEMILGSQPNSIVKDEAASRINNLRTQVLMEQSNLVIALFGDEYKQWNTAMDVSAALTAGKPVILIRPEHLHHPLKELSNKANVTVETIEQALSVVHYIFE; translated from the coding sequence ATGAAACTTACCATTTATTTAGCAGGAGAAATTCACTCGAATTGGAGAGGAAAGGTGAAAGCACTTGCTGAGGAGAAAGATCTATCGTGCACATTTGTAGGTCCACAAGAGAATCACGGACGCTCAGATGAAATAGGAGAAATGATTTTAGGGTCTCAACCAAACTCCATTGTAAAGGATGAAGCCGCTTCAAGAATTAATAATTTAAGAACCCAAGTTCTAATGGAACAATCGAACTTGGTCATTGCCCTCTTTGGTGATGAGTACAAGCAGTGGAATACTGCGATGGATGTGAGCGCGGCTCTAACCGCAGGAAAGCCTGTCATCCTTATTCGCCCTGAACATCTCCATCACCCACTGAAAGAGCTATCCAACAAAGCAAATGTGACAGTGGAAACAATCGAACAAGCACTCTCAGTTGTTCACTATATTTTTGAATAA
- a CDS encoding M42 family metallopeptidase produces the protein MNGETKQLFKTLTELQGAPGNEGAVRSFMKEELNKYSDELVQDKLGSVFGYKKGDGSGPRVMVAGHMDEVGFMVTQITRNGMIRFQTLGGWWSQVLLAQRVQVMTESGPVIGVISSIPPHNLTPEQRNKPMDIKNMMIDIGADDEEDAKSIGIRPGQQIVPVSPFTEMANDKKILAKAWDNRYGCGLAIELLKELHGESLPNELYSGATVQEEVGLRGAATAANLIQPDLFYALDASPANDTNGDKNEFGQLGKGALLRILDKSMITHKGMREFVLDTAETHDIPYQYFVSQGGTDAGRVHMSGEGVPSAVVGICSRYIHTSASMIHIDDYAAAKELIIKLVKSTDRNTLEQIVSKA, from the coding sequence ATGAATGGAGAAACAAAACAGTTATTTAAAACGCTCACAGAGCTACAAGGTGCTCCAGGGAACGAAGGTGCTGTCAGGTCTTTCATGAAGGAAGAATTGAACAAATACTCTGATGAGCTTGTCCAAGATAAATTAGGTAGCGTATTTGGATACAAGAAAGGGGACGGAAGTGGTCCTCGCGTGATGGTAGCTGGCCATATGGATGAAGTTGGCTTTATGGTTACGCAAATCACAAGAAACGGTATGATCCGTTTTCAAACGCTTGGAGGATGGTGGAGCCAAGTATTACTTGCACAACGTGTGCAAGTCATGACAGAATCGGGTCCGGTTATTGGGGTAATTAGTTCCATTCCTCCACATAATTTAACTCCAGAGCAACGTAACAAGCCAATGGATATTAAGAATATGATGATTGATATTGGAGCTGATGATGAGGAAGATGCGAAGTCAATTGGGATTCGTCCTGGTCAGCAAATTGTTCCGGTCAGCCCATTTACAGAAATGGCAAACGACAAGAAAATCCTTGCTAAGGCGTGGGATAACCGTTATGGTTGTGGTCTTGCTATTGAATTACTGAAAGAACTTCATGGTGAGTCGCTCCCGAATGAGCTCTACTCTGGGGCAACTGTTCAAGAAGAAGTAGGCTTACGAGGAGCTGCAACTGCGGCGAATTTAATTCAGCCTGATCTATTCTATGCATTGGATGCTTCTCCAGCCAATGATACGAATGGGGACAAGAATGAATTCGGTCAATTAGGGAAAGGCGCACTTCTTCGTATATTGGATAAATCCATGATTACACATAAGGGAATGCGTGAATTTGTATTGGATACGGCTGAAACCCATGATATTCCTTACCAATACTTTGTTTCACAAGGTGGTACGGATGCAGGGCGTGTCCACATGTCTGGTGAAGGCGTTCCATCCGCGGTAGTCGGCATATGTTCAAGATATATTCACACTTCTGCCTCTATGATTCATATTGATGATTATGCAGCAGCTAAAGAATTGATAATAAAGCTAGTGAAGTCGACAGATCGAAATACACTTGAACAAATTGTTTCAAAAGCGTAA
- a CDS encoding MFS transporter — protein sequence MNLANPQRTYRYFQSFYFFVFFGFGSLFPLLSVYLEKEQGLSHTQIGTIVAMIPLLTIFIQPLWGIMSDYTRRPRRLLTIAVLIAGMLSIVYTYLDGFLLLLLGILSIAMFQSAVVPLSDSLSLSFVQQYKKEYGNIRLFGALGFAVASFVAGRVTDLFSNTTWVFYLFALGLFLSAFMLIPFPKVGQEMKVDFRTGISRLIKQKEFLLFLCSNFLIFGPVLANNYYFGTFILTVGGTLSGVGVAFLIAAGSEAPFMNIAQKVINRFGVIHVLIFCALVSSMRWLVYFFEPSVSVVYATTIVQGVSVGLYIPAALLFVREVAPSDVQATAVGLYSAVGNGMGNAFFTFIGGVLLDWWNVYGMYAFFSGMTLVGVGLTLVVQRMTSPTLLQKEA from the coding sequence ATGAATTTGGCGAATCCTCAGCGAACCTATCGGTATTTTCAAAGCTTTTACTTTTTTGTGTTCTTTGGATTTGGTTCTCTGTTTCCGTTGTTGTCGGTTTATTTAGAGAAAGAACAAGGGTTATCGCATACTCAAATTGGTACCATCGTGGCTATGATTCCGTTATTGACGATTTTCATTCAACCACTATGGGGGATTATGAGTGATTATACGAGAAGACCTAGAAGGTTATTGACGATAGCTGTGTTGATAGCGGGAATGCTGTCCATCGTCTATACGTATTTAGATGGATTTCTGTTGTTACTGCTAGGCATTTTATCAATTGCTATGTTTCAGTCCGCTGTCGTGCCACTCTCGGACAGTCTTTCTTTAAGTTTCGTCCAACAATACAAGAAAGAATATGGCAATATTCGATTGTTTGGTGCTTTAGGATTTGCGGTAGCAAGTTTTGTCGCGGGTCGAGTAACGGATCTATTTAGCAATACCACATGGGTATTTTACTTGTTCGCATTAGGTCTATTCTTGTCTGCATTTATGCTAATCCCGTTTCCAAAAGTCGGCCAGGAGATGAAAGTCGATTTCCGGACGGGGATTAGTCGGTTAATTAAGCAGAAGGAATTCTTGTTATTTCTGTGCTCAAACTTCCTAATCTTTGGTCCAGTCCTTGCGAATAACTATTACTTTGGAACGTTCATTCTCACAGTTGGTGGCACCTTGTCTGGAGTGGGGGTTGCGTTTCTAATTGCAGCTGGTAGTGAAGCCCCATTTATGAATATTGCTCAGAAAGTGATTAATCGCTTTGGTGTCATCCATGTCCTTATTTTTTGTGCACTTGTTTCGAGTATGCGGTGGTTGGTGTATTTCTTTGAACCTTCTGTCTCTGTCGTTTATGCGACAACAATTGTACAAGGTGTATCCGTTGGATTGTATATACCTGCTGCACTTCTCTTTGTAAGGGAAGTAGCGCCTTCTGATGTACAAGCAACTGCAGTAGGGTTATATTCTGCTGTTGGGAATGGTATGGGAAATGCGTTCTTCACCTTTATTGGCGGTGTATTGCTTGATTGGTGGAACGTATATGGAATGTATGCCTTCTTTAGTGGTATGACGTTGGTAGGGGTTGGTTTGACTCTCGTGGTACAGCGTATGACCTCTCCAACTTTGTTACAGAAGGAAGCGTAA